A genomic segment from Myxocyprinus asiaticus isolate MX2 ecotype Aquarium Trade chromosome 36, UBuf_Myxa_2, whole genome shotgun sequence encodes:
- the LOC127427460 gene encoding junctional cadherin 5-associated protein-like, which produces MYSVEDLLISHGYKVPQRNSNNVPVPHSSSPHPATYEKCLPAQSDSRCEIGEKRKGQSGVNGYEGDHVYSGGGRGGIRQTSSRGFPSDTENRVRKQRTQDVDNGNLGDGRLQEDSLTTDSGFYDSHRGIHSQPEQDVSYWRRRGQDFSVLLDYADFRDPRGSAGGLPNKPEGMQRRPESALGTDEHNRERQRRAESARAREREIALHQWRIAAERKYQSLGTDEWHPVTTLSRQPSENEVTQEQRRPRTAEGAVPPRTKTKSQSLPRMTLQSESLQYFSIPNAGRDSYGSYRLNGHHTRDPHGRHLDGESRWTDRSGAQSAPPSKPRFSRPLRPPSYEVHQQMRGSVEMLMGEVAPRARDRTPLPFSRQEYFVQELGGSGAEPPVYNPPPSYRRQPLVKGGHRTYPISLGNHQYRGDPYMQDSAMTEVQEWFIRQTGMAWPDHYRDGRRSMPCKRQAYPGYSEERIGNVQYIPFDDPRVRHISGAGMDGNSLTDADKIRNIRNEIPVSLISEKSNDSAFPLTEKSFDHTEQSKSNISKSINEDSMHKKVLKETERSNTTSDQNCNRHPTDHNNTTVLQMTMQQNSNSNQGFIEMVTQVKKFEAKTLAENKKNSKKKLKETMFCLVSVPINMQANKGVSDPNNNEKVATPIMISEENTVIQSDNQSLSKTPVSKESEMQSSSFLSIRSSPLRTEIADATSLNASQDNELFYVGSWPGDQYRNQETQTGSPEVSRNIHPQRGIVQTTNDHPSPHTTTDNEGETDCSANYGYPMIGQKYLNPSSNSAFSRTGTDNSSSIRSHTLAQSTPTPASSDLQPLLRSTASKQQTDGQAVFGQFLLKPVNRRKWDAIGELESFNKEIQDQTGKCPKVDQSIDELEDALNNILELSNTSKEVNNRKQEAAPLHLKKESDEQSHIVQVTEMHMKQKNLNVMTDSGNRGRVEGHPEYRRIKSSKAKVNLDTQTQETPVAKPNSYVNFEVLQRGYSDPGIHRQDIPVPKECLLRDVGLTVYTAIPDTVTSGSPTCVSPESPMLTSPSDNSEMCETLQITSSDSSGDMSRHSPELAEGTQSLNHNNSFNSKALIEKESGRGSTEVTSSGKSSRIHVIKSLHCRFKANYEDDDDHFYSDYMSWSNEKTLADEHLETLLSQEKANSMPTEDLSNLYQVQCAKGIPENESIEQRAARILGIAVPVEALVVDQGDGKENGNSETTEGSAIAMQTKEMSSNEETQNVSRESEEVLDASMESLEDVTEQIVIRVEEDPESGENVHSAEKHSHRVSSVLELPEFPPSNLCLSLPLAEDEELALSVSGGDRKDRVIAEITEEPQDKLQAYSPSPLPPSSTNDQAFLEYSAYAKEEDSQSLVRTVTRITLAKETEEKWCSEEEQEKELTDSAQENKILEEKDQYIENVVEENKNNDITICTQHDYEVKVQEEEKVSANKLIQEKSRLPSKSMARPILQSRSGKVAKREITLPQGLMDNTMSAIEDDDNLSMSDPYDPSHVERV; this is translated from the exons ATGTACAGCGTGGAAGACCTTCTTATCTCACATGGATACAAAGTCCCACAAAGGAACAGCAACAATGTCCCTGTGCCACACTCATCTTCCCCCCACCCTGCAACCTATGAAAAATGTCTGCCAGCACAAAGCGACAGCCGGTGTGAAATCGGTGAGAAGCGGAAAGGACAGAGTGGCGTGAATGGCTATGAGGGCGACCATGTTTACAGCGGTGGTGGCAGAGGAGGCATCAGACAGACTTCTTCCAGGGGATTCCCCAGTGACACCGAGAACCGGGTCAGAAAGCAGAGAACACAAGACGTAGACAACGGTAACCTAGGAGATGGACGTTTGCAAGAAGACAGCCTGACCACAGACAGTGG GTTTTATGATAGCCACAGAGGAATACATTCTCAGCCTGAGCAGGATGTGTCATACTGGCGAAGAAGAGGTCAGGACTTCAGTGTGCTTCTGGATTATGCCGACTTCAGGGACCCACGTGGAAGTGCAGGGGGGCTTCCCAACAAGCCAGAGGGCATGCAGCGGAGACCAGAATCCGCCTTGGGCACAGATGAGCATAACCGTGAGAGACAGCGCAGGGCTGAGAGCGCACGTGCCAGGGAGAGAGAGATTGCCCTGCACCAGTGGAGAATTGCAGCTGAGAGGAAGTACCAGAGTTTGGGAACAGATGAGTGGCATCCTGTGACCACTTTGAGCCGCCAGCCATCTGAAAATGAAGTAACACAGGAGCAACGCAGGCCACGAACTGCAGAAGGTGCTGTTCCACCTAGAACAAAAACCAAGTCCCAGTCATTGCCCAGAATGACTCTTCAATCAGAAAGCCTCCAATACTTTAGCATACCAAATGCTGGGCGAGATTCTTATGGAAGCTATAGGTTGAACGGCCACCATACCCGAGACCCTCATGGAAGGCATCTTGATGGAGAGAGCAGGTGGACTGACCGATCGGGTGCACAGTCTGCTCCACCATCAAAACCCAGATTTAGTCGACCGCTTAGACCTCCATCTTATGAAGTGCACCAGCAGATGCGTGGGAGCGTAGAGATGCTTATGGGGGAAGTTGCCCCTCGGGCTAGAGACAGGACTCCACTTCCTTTCTCAAGGCAAGAATACTTTGTGCAAGAACTTGGAGGCTCTGGTGCAGAGCCCCCCGTATATAACCCTCCCCCATCCTACAGGAGGCAGCCTTTAGTTAAGGGAGGTCATAGAACTTATCCTATTTCATTGGGTAACCACCAGTATAGGGGTGACCCATATATGCAAGATTCTGCAATGACAGAGGTGCAGGAATGGTTTATCAGGCAGACAGGGATGGCTTGGCCAGATCATTACAGAGATGGACGAAGAAGTATGCCCTGCAAGAGACAGGCATATCCAGGCTACAGCGAAGAACGAATAGGTAATGTTCAGTACATTCCCTTTGATGACCCTCGCGTCAGGCACATTTCAGGAGCGGGAATGGATGGTAACTCGCTGACGGATGCAGATAAAATTAGAAACATCAGAAATGAGATTCCGGTCAGCCTCATATCTGAGAAGTCCAATGACAGTGCCTTTCCTCTCACAGAGAAATCATTTGACCACACTGAACAAAGTAAAAGCAATATTAGCAAGTCTATTAATGAGGACAGTATGCACAAGAAAGTattgaaagagacagaaagatcAAACACAACATCTGACCAAAACTGCAACAGGCATCCAACTGACCACAACAACACAACTGTTCTTCAGATGACAATGCAACAGAATTCCAACTCAAACCAGGGTTTCATTGAGATGGTAACACAAGTGAAGAAATTTGAGGCCAAAACTTTGGCTGAGAATAAGAAAAACTCAAAGAAGAAACTCAAAGAGACAATGTTTTGCCTGGTTTCTGTCCCTATTAATATGCAAGCAAACAAAGGTGTCTCTGATCCAAATAACAATGAAAAAGTGGCTACTCCAATAATGATATCTGAAGAAAACACAGTGATACAGTCTGACAACCAAAGCCTTTCTAAAACCCCAGTAAGCAAGGAGTCAGAAATGCAGTCCAGCAGCTTCCTATCCATTAGAAGCTCCCCTTTAAGGACAGAGATTGCAGATGCTACATCACTGAATGCAAGTCAAGACAATGAATTGTTCTATGTAGGATCCTGGCCTGGAGATCAATACAGGAACCAGGAAACACAGACAGGCTCTCCAGAAGTTTCTAGAAACATCCATCCTCAAAGAGGCATTGTGCAGACAACAAATGACCATCCCTCCCCTCACACAACCACAGATAATGAAGGTGAAACTGACTGCAGTGCCAACTATGGATATCCCATGATCGGTCAAAAGTATCTCAACCCTTCCAGCAACAGTGCATTTTCCAGAACTGGGACTGACAACAGTTCAAGTATAAGAAGCCACACTCTAGCCCAATCAACACCAACTCCAGCATCTTCAGACCTTCAGCCTTTGCTTAGAAGTACTGCAtcaaaacagcaaacagatggCCAAGCAGTTTTTGGACAGTTCTTATTAAAGCCGGTTAACAGACGCAAATGGGATGCAATTGGGGAGCTTGAGTCTTTTAATAAGGAGATTCAGGATCAGACAGGCAAATGTCCAAAAGTTGACCAGAGCATAGATGAGCTGGAAGATGCATTAAACAATATTCTCGAACTGAGCAACACTAGCAAAGAGGTCAACAATAGAAAACAGGAAGCTGCGCCACTTCACTTGAAGAAGGAAAGTGACGAGCAGTCACATATAGTACAGGTCACAGAGATGCATATGaaacaaaaaaacttaaatgtaatGACAGATTCAGGAAACAGAGGCAGAGTAGAGGGACATCCAGAATACAGAAGAATAAAAAGTTCCAAGGCAAAGGTAAACTTGGACACCCAGACACAAGAGACACCTGTGGCCAAACCCAACAGTTATGTAAACTTTGAGGTTCTGCAAAGGGGGTACAGTGATCCAGGGATACATAGGCAGGATATTCCAGTTCCAAAGGAGTGCTTGCTTAGGGATGTTGGTTTAACAGTGTACACTGCCATTCCAGACACTGTGACCTCTGGATCACCCACATGCGTAAGTCCCGAGTCCCCTATGTTAACAAGCCCTTCAGATAATTCAGAGATGTGTGAGACCTTACAAATTACATCATCAGACAGTAGTGGAGATATGAGCAGGCACAGCCCTGAGCTTGCTGAAGGTACTCAAAGTTTGAACCACAATAATTCCTTTAATTCCAAAGCCCTCATCGAGAAGGAATCAGGGAGAGGAAGCACAGAGGTTACAAGTTCAGGAAAGTCCTCACGCATCCATGTAATCAAGAGTCTCCATTGCAGGTTTAAAGCAAATTATGAGGATGATGATGACCATTTTTATTCAGATTATATGAGCTGGAGTAATGAGAAGACATTGGCAGATGAACATCTAGAGACCCTTTTGAGTCAAGAGAAGGCCAACAGCATGCCGACAGAAGACCTTAGTAACCTATACCAAGTTCAGTGTGCCAAAGGCATACCTGAGAATGAATCCATTGAACAAAGGGCTGCCAGGATACTTGGCATTGCTGTACCAGTTGAAGCTTTAGTTGTTGATCAGGGTGACGGTAAAGAGAATGGAAATTCGGAAACCACTGAAGGTTCAGCCATTGCAATGCAAACCAAAGAGATGAGCTCAAACGAGGAGACACAGAATGTCAGTAGAGAGTCAGAGGAAGTGCTAGATGCATCTATGGAAAGTCTTGAAGATGTGACAGAACAGATAGTGATACGAGTTGAAGAGGATCCCGAATCTGGAGAAAATGTACATAGTGCAGAGAAACACAGCCACAGAGTCTCGTCTGTATTGGAACTGCCAGAATTTCCTCCAAGTAACTTGTGTTTGTCGCTTCCACTGGCAGAGGATGAGGAATTGGCCCTAAGTGTTTCTGGGGGAGACAGGAAGGATAGAGTCATTGCTGAGATAACAGAAGAACCACAGGACAAGCTCCAGGCATATTCCCCATCTCCTCTGCCCCCTTCATCCACAAATGATCAAGCATTTCTGGAGTACAGTGCCTATGCAAAGGAAGAAGACTCTCAGTCTTTAGTGAGAACTGTGACCAGGATCACCTTGGCTAAAGAGACAGAGGAAAAATGGTGCTCAGAAGAAGAGCAAGAAAAAGAACTAACAGACTCAGCTCAAGAGAACAAAATACTTGAGGAAAAGGATCAGTACATTGAGAATGTGGTGGAAGAAAACAAGAACAATGACATAACCATTTGTACACAACATGACTATGAGGTAAAGGTTCAGGAGGAAGAGAAAGTGTCAGCAAACAAGCTAATACAAGAGAAATCAAGACTGCCATCGAAGTCTATGGCACGTCCAATCCTACAGTCCCGGAGTGGCAAGGTAGCGAAGAGAGAAATCACTCTGCCACAAGGATTAATGGACAATACAATGTCTGCAATTGAGGATGATGACAATCTATCTATGTCAG